From the Lathyrus oleraceus cultivar Zhongwan6 chromosome 4, CAAS_Psat_ZW6_1.0, whole genome shotgun sequence genome, one window contains:
- the LOC127074531 gene encoding calcium uniporter protein 2, mitochondrial, with protein MAFKKTLTQRLLNITKMSSQSLSNCRISSSSLQSRIPSTAAKRDIAPEPGDDGVFRRFLHKRAGFLPEVRSPRPTGDSLIQKLREMDIARNRIRLDGLSPPEKEETAVEVQDVRKLLRAAQLEAVKSKLRKIQQNCVTYSEFIQMCGENCSDQEQAKQIAKILDDSATVIILGDVVFLKPEQVAKTIQALLPVPGQKPNDVETKELEEMEKVKAAIDNKADSRVRRELWGGLGFLMVQTLAFMRLTFWELNWDVMEPICFYVTSMYFMAGYTFFMRTSKEPCFEGFYQSRFSTKQKRLMKLHNFDIARYNQLKDASPLASSSELNSTTVHPLNQFQRTF; from the exons ATGGCGTTTAAGAAAACCCTAACTCAGCGTCTCTTAAACATCACCAAAATGTCGTCGCAATCTCTTTCCAACTGTCGCATTTCGTCTTCTTCTCTTCAATCACGGATCCCTTCCACCGCCGCGAAGCGCGACATTGCCCCGGAGCCCGGAGACGACGGTGTTTTCCGTAGGTTTCTCCATAAGAGAGCCGGTTTCCTACCGGAGGTCCGATCTCCGCGTCCTACCGGGGATAGCCTCATCCAGAAACTCCGGGAGATGGACATTGCGAGAAACCGGATCCGGTTGGACGGGTTGAGTCCGCCGGAGAAGGAGGAAACGGCCGTGGAAGTCCAAGATGTTCGGAAATTGTTGAGAGCGGCGCAGCTTGAAGCCGTGAAGTCGAAGCTGAGGAAGATTCAACAGAATTGCGTGACGTACTCGGAGTTTATTCAAATGTGCGGCGAAAATTGCTCCGATCAAGAACAAGCGAAGCAGATTGCGAAAATACTGGACGATTCCGCAACTGTAATCATCTTAGGCGACGTCGTTTTTCTGAAACCCGAACAg GTAGCAAAAACAATCCAGGCTCTACTCCCTGTACCAGGTCAAAAACCTAATGATGTAGAAACAAAAGAACTGGAAGAAATGGAGAAAGTGAAAGCTGCTATTGACAACAAAGCGGACTCAAGGGTTCGCCGGGAGCTCTGGGGCGGACTCGGTTTTCTGATGGTCCAAACACTAGCATTCATGAGGCTCACATTCTGGGAACTTAACTGGGATGTAATGGAGCCGATATGCTTCTATGTAACCTCAATGTACTTCATGGCTGGCTACACATTCTTCATGAGAACATCAAAAGAACCTTGCTTTGAAGGTTTCTATCAGAGCCGTTTCAGCACTAAGCAGAAGCGTTTGATGAAACTTCACAATTTTGATATTGCAAGGTATAATCAACTCAAAGATGCTTCGCCATTGGCGTCATCTTCTGAGTTGAATTCAACTACTGTTCATCCATTGAACCAATTTCAGAGAACTTTTTGA